GTCGTATGAAGGTTGGATTCTCAATGCGCAGGTTCCAGCAATTCGGGATGATAAAATCGGTTTATGAATGGTTATATATAGTTGCCAGTGGGGGCGAAGCTTCAGGATATTCGTACTCGAAACGAAATTATAAATAGCGATCATGCTGTTCTTTCCATACCCTGCGTCCTTTATGTTTCAGCACCCTGTCGCCAAGAAGGGTGCAAATAACAGGCAGTGGTGAAAATGCATATAAGAGAGAAACCAGCAAATAGGACATTTTGCGTGAATTTCTTACCCTTGATATTCCGGCAGACATAGGACAATCTACATCATTGAACTTCATTATTGTCTTTGACGATTCAAACGCTACCCTGGCACTATATTTGACAAAATCTTTAATTGATGCAACTTCCCCACCATGAATTGTCTGCCTGTTCTTTATGGCTGTCCTGAAATCTTCCTGGGAACTGCCGTCAAATAACGTATAACCGTTTCCTATCATGAAACTTGCATGGGCATCACTTCCGCCAAGTTTTGCATGCCCATTACAGTTTTTAAGAGCTAGAGCATTGGCATATCCATCCCTGTGTAATGAATTGAACACTTCTATACCATCAAATTTCAGCTTATTCATTTTCGTGCCCACACAGTCACAATATCCGCTATAAGGGTGTGGAGCAACAGCTATTCCATCCTGGCTGTGTATTCGTTCTATTGTTTCTTCTGCACTTAAGCCAGGTTCAATTTTGTCTTGAAGGAACAATCCCAGTATTTCACCTCCACTTGAAGAGATCTCTTCACCAACCACCACTATATCCTTATTGAATTTTTGAGCAGCAAGTGCACCTTTGATAGTGTTATGATCTGTTATGCAAAGTGCGCCAAGTCCCATTTTTTCAGCAACCTTAATGGATGTCCGGGGATTTGTCACGCTGTCCGGGAACGACAAAAATCTATATTTCGTGAAACCTGAATACATTGTGTGAGTATGTATATCACCGATACCTATTTCCTGCATATTTTGCCCCCTACCACTATTATTGGTTTCTATAGTATAAAGTTTTTAGTGAATTGTTTTACATTTTGCATCAGTTCTCCTTTTCCTTTTTTATTGTTCAAATCGCAATGCATCTACCGGATTCATTTTTGCTGCATTTCTTGCAGGCATTACTCCTGAAAGCACTCCGACGACAATAGAAAATGCAAGTGCAGAGATAATAAGCTGCGGTGGGATTACCGTGGTCATTGTCCCGCCCGGACCTATCATCGAAAGACCTATGGAAGATATTAATACCGATATCAGGGCTCCGAAAGTTATTCCTATCACTCCTCCAACCACCCCGAACAATCCTGATTCGATAAGGAAAAGTCTCATCACTTCATTATCAGTAGCACCAAGAGCCTTTAGCAGCCCGATCTGGCGTGTTCGTTCCATTACCGACATGAACATGGTATTTGCTATACCCACAGCGCCGACAAGGAGTGAGACAGCCGCAATCGCACCAAGAAAAAGTGTAATCGCCTCGGTGACACTGCTTATCTGCTGCTGGATTGACGCAAAAGCAGTCACTGTAAAATCCCTCGTTCTTGGATTTACATGTCGGGACATCATAAGCTTTTCTTCAATATCACTTTTCACTTTTTCTGCAAGATCCGTGTCTGCGATTTTCACTGTGATCAATGAAAACTGGTTCCTGTCCATACTTTCGGTTATAACATCCCGTGCAGAATCAGCAGGCATGTATACAGCACTATCTGTTCCCTCAAATCCACCTGATTGGACAAAGATACCCACGACCTTGAATGTTTTCCCTCCTATCGTTACAGGCCTGTTCTGCGTTATCGGCTGCAAAAAAACATTATGTGCTAAAGAATATCCTATCACTACGGCATTTGAGTCTCCTGGCTGGAGATACCTTCCGGATTCAAGTTCTGTAGTGACTATGGAACGCCAGACCGTGGTATCAACCCCGCTAACGGATACTGAAATCTTTTCAGTACCCAGTTTCATTTCAGACCGGCCTGAAACCATTCCATATGCATTAAGCACACCAGGTACCTGTTTGATCGCATTCAGGTCTTTATCCGTAAGATTCACGGTAGAGACTCCCCCGCCTTGTGGCCCATGTCCTCCCCCCATACCAGTGGCTCGCGAATACCCCGGGGAAACCATGATCAGGTCTGCGCCAAGACTGCCAAGACTCTTTTGCACGCTTGCCTGCATCCCCGCGCCAATTGAGATTATAGCTACTATCGCCGCCACCCCAATAACTATTCCTATTATCGTAAGCCAGCTTCGCATCTTGCTTTTCCTGACATGGCTTAACGATAACTTGAAAATATCAAAAGTCTTCATAATATATCTCATTTAGGTTTTTTGAAATAGTTTGATATTTTCCCACGCTGCCAGTATATTACCAGTATGATTACTGCAACCGCCAGCCATAAGGTATAATTCGTACCGCCTGTCGTGTTCCCTGCCTGTGATCCGGGTGAGGATAATTCCACATTAAGATATCTCGGGATCCTGTGTCTCTGCCCGCTGGTGTCGGTATATTGTATCTCCAGTTCAAGACCGTTTCCTGCTCCGGCTGTTTTCGCGATCTGGAATATTGCGGACGTATAATCACCGGAATTTAAATTACCAATAACCGATGTACTGCTCCCTGTTACCGAGAAATTTTTCTGGCGCGGCAGGGTGACAGCTACTGCATTTGCAGAGCTTATCCCGACATTGGCGACATTTAGCGAAAATGAGCCCAGGGTCTCCACGTAGCTTATTTCAAAATCGGTTATACCTGCAACGACCAGCCCGATGAGATTATCGGTTGAATAATTGTTCTGTCCGGTGATCTTTACCGGAATATTGTATACGCCAGGATTTGCGGCTACATCTACGGCAAGGTCGAATGTTATCGATGCAACATCTCCTGATTTCATAGTACCCAGGGAAAATTGCCTTCCTCCCCCAAGTACAGAAAACGGTGTGTTCGTACTCGCAATATTTATTTCAGCAACGGCGTTTTGTACCGTACCTGTGCCAGTGTTTTTAAACGTTAGCGTTTCTGTGTTCTTGCTCCCCGGCGCCACGATACCAATCGTTGAATTTACCAGCATTATCATTGGCTTTCCCCTGATGTTCAATACCTGGTCATCCAGTTTGGTTGTGGCTCTCGCCTGTGGATTAGAGCTGTCTGTTTGCAATCCCTTATATGTAATAAAAACATTAAAATAATAATCTCCTTCCACCACATCAGGATTTACATATATCCTGAACTTTGCAGTTCGCTGGTCGCCCCAATCATTAATAGTTCCAAGTGAATATATATCGTTAAGGAGCGTTACAGCATTAGCAGATGCGTTGTCCTTTGGCGCAAGTTCTACAGTAACATCCTCCATATAGTTCCCAAATCCCATATTCTTTATCGGTACATAAACATATGTCGTATCTCCGGGATACACCGGGGCGCTTTCAGTAACAAGATAATTATAGGTTGCCGATGCAGCCTGTGTTATCATTAACATCGATACGATTATTAAAATTATATTGAATTTATTCATGTTCCACCTACTATTTTACCATCAAGCATTTTTACAATTCTTCCTGCAGATCCTGCAATTTTCGGGTCATGCGTTATCATAACTATAGTCAATCCCTCACTGTTTAAACGTTTGAAAACATCCATAACTTCGCCTCCTGATTTAGTATCCAGGTTCCCCGTGGGCTCATCTGCAAGGAGAATAGAAGGGCCTGTGGAGAGCGCCCTTGCGACCGCTACTCTTTGCTGCTGCCCGCCTGATAGCTGGGCAGGGAAATGGTCTCCCCGTTCGGATAAACCCACCATTTCCAGTAATTTTCTTGAAGTGTTTTCTATTTCTACTTCAGGAAATTCATGAATCCTCATGGACAGTTGAATATTCGCAAGAGCTGTCAGGGTAGGATACAGGTTAAAAGTCTGGAATATGAACCCGATTTTTTTACCTCGCACACGCGCCAGTTCATTACTTTTGAATTCCGATATATCCCTGCCTTCGAGCAAAACTTTTCCGCGTGTGGGCATGTCAAGACAACCTATCATGTTTAACATCGTTGATTTGCCGCATCCGCTGGGGCCTGTTATGGCTACGAATTCACCCGGTTTGATGGTAAAGTCTATTCCAGCAAGTGCTGGTACGTTAAACTCACCCATTCTATAAATTTTCCACACATCATGTAATTCCATAATATTTTCCATCAAATCACCGGTCAAGAAAACGTTGATGTCCCCAGCGCCTTGAATTCTGATCCTTATAATCGATCATCCATCCACTGGATTCCATTTTGTTTTTTTCTACTATATTTCCTGTTTCCATATCTATAAGAGCGGTCAGGGTTATATTTTCACGCTTGAGAACAACATATATAACTCTTTTTTCCCCATTCAGGGTAGAAATTATCAGCCCGCGCTCCTGGTCAATAACACTATAATTGTTATTTCCTATTTCCTCCTTTAACCCATTCCGGGCCGCATTTATAGCAAAAGATCTTTGCTCCTCATTAATTTGGAATGTATGCGCCCCAAAATAGGTAAATCTCAGCCCTGTGGCAATAACCAGGAGGGCAATCATAATCAATGCAAATGCTTTCCATAGGTTCATGGATTCATCAATGGCTGAAAGACCATATAAAAATACCCTGAAATTATATCTGGAATCAGTTTCAGAAAAATGAAATTAAGCCGCAGCTTCCATAACTTCAACCGGGGTCATTACTTCTTTGTTAATGTGAAAATTTGATTCATATTATTTTTTTAGAAATATCCTGTTTCCCATCCCGTTTCTATGGCGAACTATCAATCCCCTTCTTTCGACCCTGTCAAGAAGCCTGCTTACTTTTGGCTCCGAAAAACCTGTCTTTACAATAAGTTCTCTTTGCAGTACCCCATCATTATCCAGGATATCCTGGAATAATATCTTCTCATCGCCCTCAAGAATGTTGGCTGCTAACATGGCTGTGTTTTTACTTTCCGGTATTACTGCAATATCTTCTTTTAATCCAGGTATTTCTTCATCGTTTGATCCGGGTATTTGATTTTCCTTTGAAAAGAGTATTATATAAAGAAAAGACATACCGCCAAGCCAGGCAGTTATTATGAAAAATAACACTTCATTTATTGAAAACAAAGAAGCACTCTCTACAGGAACAACTTTACCGTCCGCCAGGATAAGCTGCACCGGACCTGTTGCCAGCAGTCTGTCGATTATTAAAAGTACGGATATAATTAATACGATTGCAGATATTAAAATACCATTCTTTCCAATATTTACTTTGAGTGCCATTTGAAC
This portion of the Candidatus Methanoperedens sp. genome encodes:
- a CDS encoding PHP domain-containing protein, with the protein product MQEIGIGDIHTHTMYSGFTKYRFLSFPDSVTNPRTSIKVAEKMGLGALCITDHNTIKGALAAQKFNKDIVVVGEEISSSGGEILGLFLQDKIEPGLSAEETIERIHSQDGIAVAPHPYSGYCDCVGTKMNKLKFDGIEVFNSLHRDGYANALALKNCNGHAKLGGSDAHASFMIGNGYTLFDGSSQEDFRTAIKNRQTIHGGEVASIKDFVKYSARVAFESSKTIMKFNDVDCPMSAGISRVRNSRKMSYLLVSLLYAFSPLPVICTLLGDRVLKHKGRRVWKEQHDRYL
- a CDS encoding FtsX-like permease family protein, with amino-acid sequence MRYIMKTFDIFKLSLSHVRKSKMRSWLTIIGIVIGVAAIVAIISIGAGMQASVQKSLGSLGADLIMVSPGYSRATGMGGGHGPQGGGVSTVNLTDKDLNAIKQVPGVLNAYGMVSGRSEMKLGTEKISVSVSGVDTTVWRSIVTTELESGRYLQPGDSNAVVIGYSLAHNVFLQPITQNRPVTIGGKTFKVVGIFVQSGGFEGTDSAVYMPADSARDVITESMDRNQFSLITVKIADTDLAEKVKSDIEEKLMMSRHVNPRTRDFTVTAFASIQQQISSVTEAITLFLGAIAAVSLLVGAVGIANTMFMSVMERTRQIGLLKALGATDNEVMRLFLIESGLFGVVGGVIGITFGALISVLISSIGLSMIGPGGTMTTVIPPQLIISALAFSIVVGVLSGVMPARNAAKMNPVDALRFEQ
- a CDS encoding ABC transporter ATP-binding protein, with translation MMELHDVWKIYRMGEFNVPALAGIDFTIKPGEFVAITGPSGCGKSTMLNMIGCLDMPTRGKVLLEGRDISEFKSNELARVRGKKIGFIFQTFNLYPTLTALANIQLSMRIHEFPEVEIENTSRKLLEMVGLSERGDHFPAQLSGGQQQRVAVARALSTGPSILLADEPTGNLDTKSGGEVMDVFKRLNSEGLTIVMITHDPKIAGSAGRIVKMLDGKIVGGT